The following coding sequences are from one Gossypium raimondii isolate GPD5lz chromosome 4, ASM2569854v1, whole genome shotgun sequence window:
- the LOC105779738 gene encoding uncharacterized protein LOC105779738, with product MSLDSTSLLDDLVLMNHNGEVDVKMMKGKEKLSNESATKPSGVSITQSPTLPSLPPRNRSDTISRRFGANESEWSSDEEEDVYA from the exons ATGTCTTTAGATTCGACATCACTTCTAGATGATTTGGTGCTAATGAATCACAATGGAGAAG TTGATGTTAAGATgatgaaaggaaaagaaaaattgagtaATGAGTCTGCTACCAAACCTTCAGGTGTCTCCATTACACAATCTCCAACATTGCCAAGCCTACCACCAAGAAATag GTCTGACACAATTTCTAGACGATTTGGTGCTAATGAATCAGAATGGAGCAG TGATGAGGAGGAAGATGTTTATGCTTGA